One Cyanobium sp. Tous-M-B4 DNA window includes the following coding sequences:
- a CDS encoding DUF1651 domain-containing protein, with product MPHFQPCRYDRWSQKLEVTFGEVMPSGEPPMLKRRRELMRDEAIKLWAQKRRAGWRVCTPQWTPPPLRRA from the coding sequence GTGCCCCATTTCCAGCCCTGCCGTTACGACCGCTGGAGCCAGAAGCTGGAGGTGACTTTTGGAGAGGTGATGCCCAGCGGGGAGCCACCGATGCTCAAACGCCGCAGGGAGCTGATGCGAGATGAGGCGATCAAGCTCTGGGCCCAGAAGCGCAGAGCCGGCTGGCGGGTCTGCACGCCGCAGTGGACGCCGCCACCACTGCGCAGGGCCTGA